One Isoptericola dokdonensis DS-3 genomic window, GACCAGCGCCGTCTCGGTGTGCCCGGTCCGCGCCGAGCAGACCTCCTCGTAGGTGGGGTTCGGCGTCGTGCCGCCCATGTAGCCGACGGCGGTGCTCACCACCCCGGGGACCTGCCAGAAGATCTCCTCGGCACCCCAGAAACAGCCCATCGCCAGGTACAGCACCCGGGTGCCGGGGGCCCAGGGGCCGGTCAGCGACGAGCCCAGCACGGTGTGCGGGCGCGGCGCGGGCAGCACGGGGGACTGGCGGCCCGGGAGCGCCTGCTCCGGGGCGACCATCGTCGTCTTGCCACTGCCGAACAGGTTCTCGAACATGATCGCTTTCCTCCTTTGACGGGTGCTCGTGGCACCCGTGATCGGCAACGCCGCACCGGCGGCTGCTGTTCCCCGCCGATGAGCTCGCGGCGCACCCGCCGTCCACCCTGCCACGAGCGTCGGCCGACGGCGCCGTCGCGGGGGCGGACAGCGTGCGGGCCGCCATGCCGGGGGTGGCATCCTTGCCCGCATGCCCGCTCCTGTCCGACACGTCCTGTTCCCCGGCCGGCACCACCTGGTGACGCGCTTCCAGACGGCGCACCTGCACCGGCTCCTCGCCGGGCAGGTGGCCGACGCGGACGGCGTCCCGGTCGAGTGCGCGCCGGACGCCGGCGTCGTCTGGGCGGTGACGTCGGCGACGCACAGCGGCACCCGCCGCAACCCGGTGCCCGCGCACCGCCGCGAGGCGATGATCGAGCGCGTCGCGACGGTCGAGGGCCTGCCGTCGCTGGTCGCGCCGGTGGCCGACGTGCCGCCGAGCCCGCGCTTCGCCCGCACGGTGCTGGCGAGCGTCGAGCTGTCGACCGGGGTCGCCGCGACGCCGGACGACACCGTCGTCGCGTGCTCGACCCCCGCCGTCGTCGCGATGTACGCCGACCTGGGGTTCCGCGTCGTCCCGGTGGAGGACGCGCCGCGTCCGGACGACGCCGACGCCGCGCCGCTGCGACCCTGGGACGTGCTCGAGCTGCTGGCCGCCGGCGACGACCGCTGGCGCGACCTCGCACACCCGGAGACCGTGGCGTACGTCGACCGCTACCGGCTGGCGGAGCAGGTCGCGCTGATCCACGCCGACCCGACGGTCTCCACGGAGGGCGACCTCACCACGACGCGCGACTACCGCACCTACACGGCGGCCTTCGACGACGCCTCGGACCGCAAGTGGGACCTGGTGGCCCCCTTCGTCGTGCCGGGCCGCGTGGTGGACCTCGGCTGCGCCGCGGGCGGGCTGCTGGAGCGCGCGGCCCGCGACCCGCGGCTCGCGGAGTCCGACCTGTACGGGGTGGACGTGTCGCGCCACCTCGTCGCGGAGGCGGAGCACCGTCGCGCGCAAGGCGTGTTCGCGAACCCGAACGTCTTCTTCGCGCAGCGCAACTTGCTGCGCTCGGCCGTGTTCCCGCCGGCCTCGGTGAGCACGACGTTCACCGTCGCCCTCACGCACGAGATCGCCAGCTACGGCGCGGGCCGGGCCGACCTGGAGCTGCTGGCCCGGCGGATCTTCGAGCACACCGCGCCGGGCGGCGTGTGGGTGTGCTCGGACGTCCTGGGGCCGGTGGAAGGGGACCGGCCGGTGCACCTCGCGCTGGACGGCACGGGCGTGGGCGCCGAGCCGACGGACCTGGGTGGCTGGTCCACGCCGGACGTCGCCGCGCACGTGGACGCGCTGTCCCCGGCGGAGCGGCTGGTGCAGTTCGCCCAGGACTTCCCGGCGCTGTCGGGCGGCGCGTGCGACGTGCGCTGGGTCGCCGACGGCGTCGCGGAGCTGTCGCTGCGGGCCGCCGCCGAGTTCGTCTACACGCGCGACTACGTCGACAGCTGGCTGTCCGAGTGCCACGAGCGGTTCTGCGACATGACGTGGCCCGACTGGGTGGCGCTGCTGGAGGGCGTCGGGTTCGAGGTCGAGCCGGTGAGCGGATCGTGGCGCAACGAGTGGCTGGTCGAGAACCGGCTGTCCGTGGGGGCCGCGCTGCGCGACGCGGTGACCGGTGACCCGGTGGACTGGCCGGACACGCACGTGACGTTCGTGGCGCGGCGCCCGCTCTGACGGGTCAGTCGAGGTCGCGCACGGCCCGGGCCTCGACGTCGGCGAGCACCTCGTCGGCGACGTGCGCGGAGACCGCTCCGTCGTTGCGGGCCCGCACGACGACGTCGCGCTCGACCTCGACGGCGTCGCGCAGCAGCGCATCGACCTCCTGCCCGAACCGGCCCTCGGCGTCGTCCCCGGCCCGGCGTGCCTCGGACAGCGCGAGCTGGGCCGTGAGGTAGCCCTCGTACTGCAGGGCGACGGCCTCGCGGACGGGGCGGGGGACGTCGTCGCGGGCGCGGACGGCGTCCAGCGCGGCGCGGGTGGCCTGCTCGCGCAGCACGGCGACCTCGGCCGCCTCGTCGGCGGTGCTGCCGACGCCGAGCCACCGCACCACGGGGGCGAGGGTGAGCCCCTGGAGCACGAGCGTGGCCAGCACCACCACGAGCCCGACGAAGACGACGGTCGACCGTTCGGGGAAGTCCTCGCCCGTGGACATCACGTGCGGCAGGGCGAGCGCCGACGCGACGGTGACGACGCCGCGCATGCCCGCCCACGACATGACGACCGTCTCCCGTCGCGTGAACGCGCCGATCCCGGCGACCTCGGCGGGCACGCCCTGGGCGCGGGCGCGGCCGGCGAGCTGCCGCTCCAGCAGCCACACGGCGGGGAAGAGCCAGACGAACCGGAGCACGACGAGCACCACGACGACGCCGATCGCGAGGGGCAGCGCGGACGACGCGACGGGGTTGTCGTCCAGCACGCTGGTCAGCTCGAACCCGATGAGGACGAACACGAGACCGGTGATGAGGTAGTCGGCGTACTCCCAGACGGAACGGCCGAGCAGCCAGCCGCCGGACGTGACCGACGCGTGCGACACGGACCGCAGCACCAGGCCGAGGGTGAGCACCGCGAGCACGCCGGACCCGTGCAGCTGCTCCGCCCCGAGGTAGGCGGCGAACGGCAGCGCGATCGTGACGGTCGTCTCGGCGGCGGGCACGTGCAGGCGGCCGAGGACGCGGTGGCCGAGCCAGCCGCCGACGAGCCCCGTCCCGACCCCGACGACGACGGCGAGGACCAGGTCGAGCCCGACCTCGCCGACCGTCACCGACCCGGCGACCACCGCGGCGACGGCCACGTGGTAGAGCACGAGGGCGGTGGCGTCGTTGAACATGCCCTCGCCCTCGAGGACGGTGACGACGCGGCCCGGCAGGCGCAGCCGCCGGGCGACGGCGGTCGCGGCGACCGGGTCGGGCGGCGACACGATCGCGCCGAGCACCCACGCGACGGCCCACGGCGCACCGGCGGCGTGCGCGAGCACCGCGACGAGCGCCGCCGACGCGATCGTCAGCCCGACGGCGGTGAGCAGGATGGGGCGCGCCTGCTCCCGGAACTCCCGCACGGTGGCGCGCTGCGTCGCCGCGAACAGCAGGGGTGGCAGCACGAGCGGCAGGACGAGCTCCGGCTCCAGCCGCAGCTCCGGGGTGCCGGGCAGCAGGGGCAGGACGATGCCGAAGAGCGTGAGGAGCACCGGCAGCGGCACGCGCACCCGGTCGGCGAGCGGCGTGAGGACGACGATCCCCGCGACGATCAGCCCCCACAGCGCGATCGTCGACATGCGTCCTCCCTGGTCCCGCGGGTTCCTGTCCGCTGGTCGGCGCCAGTCTGCCGCGCGCCGCGGCCGGGCGCGCGGGCTGGCGCCCGGGGGCACGACGTTGTCGGGGGCGGGGCCTAGCCTCGACGCATGACGACGTCGCCGCAGGACGAGCTGGTGCTCCCCGACGCCGCCGCCTGGCGGGCCTGGCTCGACGAGCACGAGGACGACTGCCCCGAGGGCGTCTGGCTGGTGCTGGCTCGCAAAGGGCGGCCCGCCCCGACGACCCTCAACCGGGCCGACGCCCTCGACGAGGCGCTGTGCAGCGGCTGGATCGACGCGCAGGCGCTGAGCCGCGACGCCGACACCTCGCTGCAGCGGTACTGCCCCCGCCGCGCCCGCAGCATCTGGTCGGTGCGCAACCGCGACATCGTCGCCCGCCTCACCGCGGAGGGACGCATGCGCCCGCGCGGCCAGGCGGAGATCGACCGGGCGAAGGCCGACGGCCGGTGGGACGCCGCCTACGCCGGCCCCGCCACCGTGCAGGTCCCCGACGAGCTCGCCGC contains:
- a CDS encoding class I SAM-dependent methyltransferase, which produces MPAPVRHVLFPGRHHLVTRFQTAHLHRLLAGQVADADGVPVECAPDAGVVWAVTSATHSGTRRNPVPAHRREAMIERVATVEGLPSLVAPVADVPPSPRFARTVLASVELSTGVAATPDDTVVACSTPAVVAMYADLGFRVVPVEDAPRPDDADAAPLRPWDVLELLAAGDDRWRDLAHPETVAYVDRYRLAEQVALIHADPTVSTEGDLTTTRDYRTYTAAFDDASDRKWDLVAPFVVPGRVVDLGCAAGGLLERAARDPRLAESDLYGVDVSRHLVAEAEHRRAQGVFANPNVFFAQRNLLRSAVFPPASVSTTFTVALTHEIASYGAGRADLELLARRIFEHTAPGGVWVCSDVLGPVEGDRPVHLALDGTGVGAEPTDLGGWSTPDVAAHVDALSPAERLVQFAQDFPALSGGACDVRWVADGVAELSLRAAAEFVYTRDYVDSWLSECHERFCDMTWPDWVALLEGVGFEVEPVSGSWRNEWLVENRLSVGAALRDAVTGDPVDWPDTHVTFVARRPL
- a CDS encoding Na+/H+ antiporter, which codes for MSTIALWGLIVAGIVVLTPLADRVRVPLPVLLTLFGIVLPLLPGTPELRLEPELVLPLVLPPLLFAATQRATVREFREQARPILLTAVGLTIASAALVAVLAHAAGAPWAVAWVLGAIVSPPDPVAATAVARRLRLPGRVVTVLEGEGMFNDATALVLYHVAVAAVVAGSVTVGEVGLDLVLAVVVGVGTGLVGGWLGHRVLGRLHVPAAETTVTIALPFAAYLGAEQLHGSGVLAVLTLGLVLRSVSHASVTSGGWLLGRSVWEYADYLITGLVFVLIGFELTSVLDDNPVASSALPLAIGVVVVLVVLRFVWLFPAVWLLERQLAGRARAQGVPAEVAGIGAFTRRETVVMSWAGMRGVVTVASALALPHVMSTGEDFPERSTVVFVGLVVVLATLVLQGLTLAPVVRWLGVGSTADEAAEVAVLREQATRAALDAVRARDDVPRPVREAVALQYEGYLTAQLALSEARRAGDDAEGRFGQEVDALLRDAVEVERDVVVRARNDGAVSAHVADEVLADVEARAVRDLD
- a CDS encoding YdeI/OmpD-associated family protein, producing the protein MTTSPQDELVLPDAAAWRAWLDEHEDDCPEGVWLVLARKGRPAPTTLNRADALDEALCSGWIDAQALSRDADTSLQRYCPRRARSIWSVRNRDIVARLTAEGRMRPRGQAEIDRAKADGRWDAAYAGPATVQVPDELAAALAASPRATLAWGNLTSQNRFAILHRITNLKRPESRTRNVEKFVAMLERGETVHPQRRPLLEP